In one Zobellia galactanivorans genomic region, the following are encoded:
- a CDS encoding SusC/RagA family TonB-linked outer membrane protein — protein MKKLNAFGAVKIFMLLLMCSQAILGQEKTITGKVNDISGAPLPGVNVLEIGTKNGVVSDFDGEFSIKIETSPKEAVLSFSYIGFKTVQVAIDEKDHIEVTLEEDLVGLDEVVVVGYGSVKKSDLTGSVASVKVEELSSIPSNSIDKMLQGRVAGLQVINSSQDPGAGATIRIRGASSFNGSNDPLVVVDGFPLGGAGNLKQINPSDIASVEVLKDASAAAIYGSRGANGVIMITTKRAKAGKTTIEVRHQTTVKDFTTNLISWDDPLLMAQLANERSINDGIEPVYTGRTIAGVYYPSVYEIESGSWPHNTDWGDVVFRGSPILTSTTVSMRGANETTSFNIGANYLSDDGVYIEDGYEKYILNLGVSYQFNDRLKFTTSNILSRDVRKNNSGLEYWRNPLWPIYDENGDYFRTSEEDFGHPLPYTENVLNESKGLDIISSYLLDYSVSDHLNVKTQLNYKYGNSTSDRYMPKEYTWEGYFYDGVGEIKNWQNHDLLSETFATYTNTFNERHKLDVMVGSSYQNNVTRTSDLRAEGFVNEALQNENMSAGDPESNKISNGKQESQLLSFYGRLNYGLNDKYLFTATMRADGSSKFGENNKWGYFPSGAISWKAHKEKFIEDLGIFQELKARVSYGISGNQGISPYQTLSRYGIENFYDDGQWKTAIGPGYVSGQYGPDYRYRYWSGIPNKDLKWESTAQLNVGLDMAFFNSRLRTTVDFYSKETNDLLRQKYLPLSSSYTRIWVNDGTVKNKGVEVSVEGNIVNAENFSFSSNLVLSVNKNEVVDLGNSQAAGLLRDSNTGMDFEFRGEGFSDFGMATANIYGIGQPLNVFYGYKTDGIVQSEEEGLAAGLTGDLAQPGEFKYVDLNKDGTIDEKDRTVIGDPNPDLIASLGLDFTYKKFDLSIFLNGVYGNDVFYPGKFNQANEMPFRWTNDNPNNDYPKLMATRDTKLSDWFVEDGSFLRIQNLTFGYNFDKDDTSFFTKARLYINATNLYTFSNFNGYDPEVGLDGIYWGGYPRLRNLTLGVDLTF, from the coding sequence ATGAAAAAACTTAATGCATTCGGTGCGGTTAAAATTTTCATGTTGTTGTTAATGTGTTCCCAGGCAATTCTGGGGCAGGAAAAAACAATTACCGGAAAGGTTAATGACATCTCAGGAGCACCCCTCCCTGGAGTCAACGTATTGGAAATCGGAACAAAAAACGGGGTCGTATCGGATTTTGATGGTGAGTTTTCCATTAAAATAGAAACCTCGCCAAAAGAGGCCGTACTATCGTTCTCCTATATCGGGTTTAAAACGGTTCAAGTCGCCATTGACGAAAAAGACCATATTGAGGTCACCCTAGAGGAAGACTTGGTAGGTCTTGACGAAGTCGTGGTAGTCGGTTACGGTTCGGTAAAGAAAAGTGACCTTACCGGATCGGTGGCCAGTGTCAAGGTTGAAGAATTAAGTTCTATACCTTCTAACTCGATCGATAAGATGTTACAAGGCCGCGTTGCGGGCCTACAGGTCATCAATTCATCCCAAGACCCCGGTGCCGGGGCCACCATTCGTATTAGAGGGGCCAGTTCCTTTAATGGCAGTAACGACCCCTTGGTTGTGGTTGACGGCTTTCCTTTGGGCGGCGCCGGAAACCTAAAGCAGATCAACCCTTCGGATATCGCTTCAGTAGAGGTCTTAAAAGATGCTTCCGCCGCCGCAATATACGGGTCTAGGGGCGCGAACGGGGTCATCATGATCACGACCAAAAGGGCCAAAGCAGGAAAGACGACCATAGAGGTTCGTCATCAGACCACGGTAAAGGACTTCACGACCAACCTGATCAGCTGGGACGACCCATTGCTAATGGCACAATTGGCAAACGAAAGAAGTATAAACGATGGTATCGAACCGGTTTATACGGGCCGAACCATTGCCGGGGTCTACTACCCTTCCGTCTACGAGATCGAAAGCGGCAGCTGGCCACATAATACCGATTGGGGCGACGTGGTCTTTAGGGGTTCGCCCATTTTGACAAGCACTACCGTTTCCATGCGCGGTGCAAACGAAACCACTTCCTTTAATATTGGCGCCAATTATCTGAGCGATGATGGGGTATATATAGAAGATGGTTATGAAAAGTATATATTGAACCTAGGGGTTTCGTATCAATTTAACGACAGGCTAAAGTTTACCACATCGAATATTTTATCAAGGGATGTACGCAAGAACAATAGCGGTCTTGAATATTGGAGGAATCCCTTATGGCCGATTTACGATGAAAATGGCGATTACTTCCGTACTTCCGAAGAAGATTTCGGACACCCTCTCCCCTATACCGAAAATGTACTGAACGAGTCAAAAGGCTTGGATATAATTTCATCATATCTATTAGATTACTCGGTTAGCGACCATTTAAACGTAAAGACCCAATTAAATTACAAGTACGGCAACAGCACTTCCGACAGGTACATGCCAAAAGAATATACTTGGGAAGGTTATTTCTATGACGGGGTAGGTGAAATTAAAAATTGGCAGAACCACGACCTTTTGTCCGAAACATTTGCCACCTACACCAACACTTTCAACGAAAGGCACAAGCTTGATGTCATGGTTGGATCTTCATATCAGAACAATGTAACACGAACTTCCGATTTAAGGGCCGAAGGCTTTGTTAACGAAGCCCTACAAAACGAAAATATGTCGGCAGGTGATCCTGAAAGCAACAAAATAAGCAACGGAAAGCAAGAGTCGCAATTACTCTCGTTTTACGGACGTTTGAACTATGGCCTGAACGACAAATACCTCTTTACCGCAACCATGCGCGCCGATGGTTCGTCAAAGTTCGGGGAAAACAATAAATGGGGATACTTCCCTTCGGGCGCCATCAGTTGGAAAGCCCATAAAGAAAAATTCATTGAAGACCTTGGCATATTCCAAGAGCTTAAGGCCCGTGTCAGTTACGGCATCTCCGGTAACCAAGGCATCTCGCCTTACCAAACCTTAAGCCGCTATGGTATTGAAAATTTCTATGATGACGGCCAATGGAAAACCGCTATCGGACCGGGTTACGTCAGTGGTCAATACGGCCCCGATTACCGCTACAGGTATTGGTCTGGCATTCCGAACAAAGACCTGAAATGGGAATCTACCGCACAGTTGAATGTCGGTCTCGACATGGCTTTCTTCAACAGTAGATTGCGCACTACCGTGGATTTCTACAGCAAAGAGACCAACGATCTTTTACGTCAAAAGTACTTGCCCCTATCCTCTAGCTACACCCGTATTTGGGTAAACGATGGAACGGTAAAGAACAAAGGGGTAGAAGTTTCCGTAGAAGGGAACATTGTCAACGCCGAAAATTTCAGCTTTTCTTCCAACTTGGTATTATCCGTAAACAAGAACGAGGTTGTTGATTTAGGAAATTCCCAGGCAGCAGGCCTATTAAGGGATTCCAATACCGGAATGGATTTCGAATTCAGGGGCGAAGGTTTTTCAGACTTCGGTATGGCCACTGCCAACATATATGGTATCGGACAACCCTTGAACGTGTTCTACGGCTATAAAACAGACGGCATCGTTCAATCGGAAGAAGAAGGACTGGCTGCCGGACTAACGGGAGACCTAGCCCAGCCTGGTGAATTCAAATATGTCGACCTGAACAAAGACGGAACGATAGACGAAAAGGACAGAACCGTAATCGGTGACCCGAACCCCGATTTAATTGCGAGTCTCGGCCTAGACTTCACCTATAAGAAGTTCGACCTTTCCATATTCCTCAACGGGGTGTACGGCAATGATGTTTTCTATCCCGGAAAATTCAATCAGGCAAATGAAATGCCTTTTCGATGGACGAACGACAACCCCAACAACGACTATCCTAAACTAATGGCTACCAGAGACACCAAACTTAGTGATTGGTTCGTTGAAGACGGTTCGTTTTTAAGGATACAGAACCTCACCTTTGGCTACAATTTCGATAAAGACGACACCTCCTTCTTTACAAAGGCCCGTCTATATATCAATGCCACCAATCTTTACACCTTTTCCAATTTTAACGGGTATGACCCCGAAGTCGGATTGGATGGAATTTACTGGGGCGGATATCCGCGTTTGAGAAACCTCACCTTAGGTGTAGATCTAACTTTTTAA
- a CDS encoding sodium:solute symporter, which translates to MINISAIDIIILILFIVGIIWWALRNGKSSDSTSYFLAGRNMTWPVVGLSLFAASVSSSTLMGHSGEGFISGIAVFNYNWISVLVMVFFSLFFLPFYIKSGIFTMPEFLEKRFDKRSRYYFSFITIFGNVFLDAAATLYTGALIIKLIFPEVELFYIILIMAAIAGSYTIVGGLSSAINADIIQATILIIGSAILFFFALHEIGGWEELYTRFDQGVWLKLTRPLDDPTVPWLGMWVGIPILGFYFWANNQVMVQRVLSAKSVDHGRKGVLFVGFLYLFTIFIFILPGLAARGIDLFGVDNLPQEIIDGSTLKSEYGINTDQVYPRLIVKLLPVGLIGLILAAMISALTSTLSATLSSVSTLFTMDFYSMIDKKADSKKLVKVGRITSIVVLIIAILWAPFIQKFDSLVSYYQEVASYLAPPIVGTFFLGLFWKRSNAAGALWGLISGIVVAALLMIVKYAMNVSVPYHFLLIAPLIMVLSVTVNVLVSLLTPRPDQEKVLKNTWTLKIWKEETKALKGVVWYKNHRFLSLLLVMACFFMYFIFA; encoded by the coding sequence ATGATAAATATTAGTGCAATTGATATAATCATTCTAATACTTTTTATTGTCGGTATTATATGGTGGGCTTTGAGAAACGGGAAAAGCTCTGACTCTACTTCGTATTTTTTGGCCGGAAGAAACATGACTTGGCCGGTGGTAGGGCTATCTCTTTTTGCCGCCAGTGTATCGAGTTCTACCCTAATGGGGCATTCGGGAGAAGGTTTTATTTCGGGTATAGCGGTATTCAATTACAATTGGATATCTGTTTTGGTCATGGTCTTTTTTTCCCTTTTCTTCTTACCCTTCTATATCAAATCGGGCATTTTCACCATGCCCGAATTTCTGGAAAAACGGTTTGATAAACGATCGCGCTATTATTTTTCCTTCATTACGATTTTCGGAAATGTATTTTTAGATGCCGCCGCCACTTTATATACGGGGGCTTTGATCATAAAACTGATCTTTCCTGAAGTCGAACTTTTCTATATCATCTTGATCATGGCGGCGATCGCAGGAAGCTACACCATTGTCGGGGGACTATCTTCGGCAATAAATGCCGACATCATCCAGGCTACTATACTGATTATAGGTTCGGCCATACTGTTCTTCTTCGCCCTTCATGAAATTGGCGGATGGGAAGAACTCTATACCCGTTTCGACCAAGGTGTCTGGTTAAAACTTACCCGCCCCTTAGATGACCCCACCGTGCCTTGGCTAGGTATGTGGGTAGGTATCCCCATTCTTGGATTCTATTTTTGGGCGAACAACCAAGTAATGGTGCAACGTGTGCTATCGGCAAAATCAGTAGACCATGGTAGAAAAGGGGTATTGTTCGTGGGCTTTTTGTACCTCTTCACCATTTTTATTTTTATCCTCCCAGGCTTAGCGGCAAGAGGTATAGACCTGTTCGGGGTCGACAATCTCCCGCAAGAGATCATTGATGGATCTACCCTAAAATCGGAATACGGGATCAACACCGATCAAGTTTATCCTCGGTTGATCGTCAAATTGCTTCCGGTCGGTTTGATCGGCCTGATCCTTGCCGCAATGATATCGGCCTTGACCTCGACCCTAAGCGCCACCCTTAGCTCCGTTTCCACCCTATTCACCATGGATTTTTATTCCATGATAGATAAAAAGGCAGATAGTAAAAAGCTGGTCAAGGTAGGGCGAATTACCTCTATAGTCGTACTCATCATTGCTATTTTATGGGCCCCCTTCATTCAAAAATTCGATTCCCTGGTCTCATATTACCAAGAGGTGGCCTCATATCTGGCCCCTCCAATTGTGGGGACTTTTTTCCTCGGCCTCTTCTGGAAACGTTCCAACGCTGCTGGTGCCCTATGGGGACTGATTTCGGGTATTGTAGTCGCAGCCCTTCTTATGATCGTAAAATACGCCATGAACGTTAGCGTTCCGTATCATTTCCTATTGATCGCCCCTTTGATCATGGTTTTGAGCGTAACCGTAAATGTTTTGGTCAGCCTCTTGACACCAAGACCCGATCAAGAGAAAGTCCTGAAAAACACTTGGACCCTAAAAATATGGAAGGAAGAAACCAAAGCCCTAAAAGGGGTCGTGTGGTACAAAAACCACAGGTTTCTTTCATTGCTATTGGTAATGGCCTGTTTTTTCATGTATTTCATATTTGCCTAA
- a CDS encoding glycoside hydrolase family 130 protein, with the protein MKLKKNPNNPILKPHPTNYWENLVVCNPGVWFENGKFTMLYRAAGDDEQHLIRMGRAESTDGIHFNRCSDEPAFEPSTDGPDKGGIEDPRIVKFGEEFYVTYAYRPHYPGQYWKFEHDVILLPDVGADAPAVLKQNIANSGLAVTKDFKDWMRLGRITDTNLDDRDVILFPEKINGKYAMLHRPKQWIGEKYGCEQPSIWIRFSEDLMVWNEPSTLLISGRKGTWEEKVGGSTPPLKTPEGWLIIYHGVENGGKGYYRVGLALLDLNDPTKVIARATDFVMEPEHDYEIDGPYQGCVFPTGNVIVDDTLYVYYGAADKYIGLATCKIDDVLDYLKKYRL; encoded by the coding sequence ATGAAATTAAAGAAAAACCCGAACAATCCTATTTTAAAACCCCATCCAACGAATTATTGGGAAAACTTGGTCGTCTGCAATCCAGGAGTCTGGTTTGAGAACGGAAAATTCACCATGTTATATAGAGCTGCAGGAGATGACGAACAGCATCTAATACGTATGGGCCGAGCCGAAAGCACCGATGGTATACACTTTAACAGGTGCTCCGATGAGCCCGCATTTGAACCCAGTACAGATGGCCCGGATAAAGGAGGTATAGAAGATCCCCGCATAGTTAAGTTTGGAGAAGAGTTCTACGTAACCTATGCCTATAGACCTCATTATCCGGGTCAATACTGGAAATTTGAACACGATGTCATCTTGCTTCCCGATGTGGGAGCCGATGCCCCGGCGGTTTTGAAGCAAAACATCGCCAATTCAGGCCTTGCCGTCACCAAGGATTTTAAAGATTGGATGCGCCTCGGACGTATAACCGACACCAATTTAGATGATCGTGATGTTATTCTTTTTCCTGAAAAAATCAATGGTAAGTACGCCATGTTACATCGCCCGAAACAATGGATCGGGGAAAAATACGGCTGTGAACAACCCTCCATCTGGATTCGCTTTTCCGAAGACCTTATGGTATGGAACGAGCCGAGCACTTTACTGATCTCTGGCCGAAAGGGCACATGGGAAGAAAAAGTCGGGGGATCCACGCCTCCCTTAAAGACCCCTGAAGGATGGCTGATCATTTACCATGGCGTTGAAAACGGTGGCAAGGGGTATTACAGGGTCGGCCTAGCGCTACTCGATTTGAACGACCCTACCAAGGTAATTGCACGCGCTACCGATTTTGTCATGGAACCCGAACATGACTATGAAATAGACGGCCCATATCAAGGATGCGTTTTTCCAACAGGAAATGTTATCGTAGATGATACATTGTACGTATATTATGGCGCCGCCGACAAATATATCGGGTTGGCCACATGTAAAATAGATGACGTACTTGACTACCTGAAAAAATACAGGCTATAA
- a CDS encoding sialate O-acetylesterase: MRTRSLVLILFVFTSLKGFTQDPNFHIYLCFGQSNMEGSASIEPEDLIVSSRFKLMPSTDCKAVGKQKGFWYTAIPPLSQCGAGLSPADYFGRTMIQKLPDSISVGVINVAIGGCDIRLFDKEIYGDYTETYKESWFTDKIKAYGGNPYERLITMAKQAQKTGVIKGILLHQGETNQDDKNWPHYVKKVYRNMLEDLGLKAENVPLLAGEVVGEDQGGVCASMNKIINTLPQTIPTAHIVSSKGCTVREDHVHFDSDGVRELGKRYAEKMWTLEQGE, translated from the coding sequence ATGAGAACAAGATCTCTTGTACTTATCCTATTTGTTTTTACCTCCCTAAAGGGGTTTACGCAAGACCCGAATTTTCATATTTACCTATGTTTTGGCCAATCTAACATGGAAGGTTCCGCATCGATAGAGCCAGAAGACCTTATTGTCAGTAGCCGGTTCAAGCTAATGCCTTCCACTGATTGTAAAGCGGTAGGAAAGCAAAAAGGCTTTTGGTATACCGCAATCCCCCCTTTAAGCCAGTGCGGGGCCGGACTCTCCCCTGCCGACTATTTTGGGCGCACCATGATACAAAAACTACCGGACAGTATTTCGGTAGGAGTAATCAATGTTGCTATCGGCGGTTGTGACATTCGATTATTTGATAAGGAGATTTACGGGGATTATACGGAAACCTACAAGGAAAGTTGGTTTACCGACAAGATTAAGGCCTATGGCGGAAATCCCTACGAACGCTTAATCACCATGGCAAAACAAGCCCAGAAAACCGGTGTGATCAAAGGCATCCTATTGCATCAAGGAGAGACCAACCAAGATGATAAAAATTGGCCCCACTACGTAAAAAAGGTATACCGGAATATGCTGGAAGATTTAGGGCTGAAGGCTGAAAATGTTCCCCTGCTGGCGGGTGAGGTGGTCGGAGAAGACCAAGGCGGTGTTTGCGCAAGTATGAACAAGATCATAAATACTTTGCCCCAAACCATACCTACGGCCCATATCGTTTCCTCCAAAGGCTGTACCGTAAGGGAAGACCATGTACACTTTGACTCCGATGGGGTAAGGGAATTGGGGAAACGCTATGCCGAAAAAATGTGGACCCTCGAACAAGGGGAATGA
- a CDS encoding alpha/beta fold hydrolase → MQNTKYRKTVVEGVNIAYREAGNPDNPTLVLLHGFPSSSHQYRKVLNQLSDDYHLIAPDYPGFGNSDFPSPDAYDYTFDHIALTINGFLEQKGIHSYALMIQDYGAPVGFRIATAHPERVTAIINQNGNAYEAGLGKAWASTRALWENRNEETEKALSAVFSLEGLEWQYTHGTRNPENVNPDTWHLDYLRLSRPNAHKVNLDLFYDYRNNVKLYPEWQKYLRDNQPPLLIVWGKNDKFFPESGAEAFKKDVKNLHYHIFDTGHFALEEDGDEIIEKIRGFMKEVMV, encoded by the coding sequence ATGCAAAACACGAAATACAGAAAAACAGTGGTCGAGGGTGTTAACATAGCTTATCGCGAAGCCGGAAATCCTGATAATCCGACCCTGGTATTGTTACACGGATTTCCTTCATCCTCCCATCAATATAGAAAGGTCTTGAACCAATTATCGGACGACTACCATTTAATTGCGCCCGATTATCCGGGATTTGGTAATAGTGATTTTCCTTCGCCCGACGCATATGACTATACTTTTGATCATATAGCCTTGACCATTAACGGGTTTCTAGAGCAAAAGGGAATACATTCTTACGCCCTTATGATACAAGATTACGGTGCACCGGTAGGTTTTAGGATAGCCACGGCCCATCCGGAAAGGGTTACGGCTATTATTAATCAAAATGGCAACGCCTATGAAGCTGGGTTGGGCAAGGCCTGGGCCAGTACAAGGGCATTGTGGGAAAACAGGAACGAGGAAACGGAAAAGGCCTTGTCCGCCGTATTTTCCTTGGAAGGCCTTGAGTGGCAATATACCCATGGTACCAGAAATCCGGAAAATGTTAATCCCGATACCTGGCATTTAGATTATTTGAGGCTATCACGGCCCAATGCACATAAGGTAAATCTTGACCTGTTCTATGATTATCGAAACAATGTAAAATTATATCCTGAATGGCAGAAATATCTAAGGGATAATCAACCACCCCTTTTGATCGTTTGGGGTAAAAACGATAAATTTTTCCCAGAAAGCGGGGCGGAGGCGTTTAAAAAAGATGTCAAGAATTTACATTACCATATCTTCGATACGGGACACTTTGCCCTTGAGGAAGACGGAGACGAAATCATTGAAAAGATCAGGGGTTTTATGAAGGAAGTTATGGTGTGA
- a CDS encoding RagB/SusD family nutrient uptake outer membrane protein — MKNTLIYLVGFIVITLTSCDLKEEPYGFYSDENFYKTVDDADAALLYAYNAFNFIEYNRGIIDVGDLPTETTDLKPTEGGGVETIVNWKATNSNEALSNFFQYCYIAINRANGVIQNVKDEGFDEDDKKRILGEAYTIRAWSYFSLARTFGRVPMQTELVATEAQTNPEMAQNLDEVYDFIISDLTTAESYLSINRRTGRFDKVATWAILSKVYLTIASGKAYNAAGYRDMSKDANAMYEEAAKWSGKVLNDQSEYGFDESLQSIYDVNKPDGPEHIWQISMDRSGNQPGEFSSTPLMWMPWGPGSAYFVKNADGDFVKTTNGWEVYRVNPDFKSTFDENDKRANELMRSTIYDEEGNVIGSVNDGNVPGIFSIKYLDPDFKGDRTSARPFMIRFTDIALTYAEAVGPTSDGLLWLNKVRNRAGLDPVSGLGLEDFREAVLQERTWELAFEGHHLFDLRRTAKVVTTVPAAQAAGLTEDQAAFYAIPLREVDLNTNAK, encoded by the coding sequence ATGAAAAATACACTTATATATTTGGTTGGATTTATAGTGATCACATTGACTTCATGTGACCTAAAAGAAGAACCTTACGGGTTTTATTCCGATGAAAATTTTTATAAAACCGTAGATGACGCCGATGCGGCCTTATTGTACGCATATAACGCCTTTAATTTTATAGAGTATAACCGGGGGATTATAGATGTCGGCGACCTACCCACCGAAACCACAGATCTAAAACCTACCGAAGGTGGTGGCGTGGAAACCATTGTTAACTGGAAGGCCACCAATAGCAACGAGGCCCTGTCCAATTTTTTCCAATACTGCTATATCGCCATCAACCGTGCAAATGGCGTCATTCAAAACGTAAAGGATGAAGGCTTTGACGAAGACGACAAAAAACGTATTCTTGGTGAGGCCTACACCATTCGGGCATGGAGTTATTTTAGCCTGGCCCGTACCTTTGGAAGGGTTCCCATGCAGACCGAGCTTGTGGCTACCGAGGCACAGACCAATCCCGAGATGGCGCAAAATTTAGACGAGGTATACGATTTTATTATCTCCGACCTGACTACCGCCGAATCTTACCTATCCATAAATAGAAGAACCGGTAGGTTCGACAAGGTAGCCACATGGGCCATATTGTCAAAAGTATACTTGACCATTGCATCGGGAAAAGCCTATAATGCCGCAGGCTATAGGGATATGTCAAAAGATGCCAATGCCATGTACGAAGAGGCGGCAAAATGGTCGGGCAAAGTCTTGAACGACCAAAGTGAATATGGTTTTGACGAAAGCCTACAAAGTATTTACGATGTGAACAAACCTGACGGTCCCGAGCATATCTGGCAAATCAGTATGGACCGCTCGGGCAACCAACCCGGTGAGTTTTCCTCTACCCCCTTAATGTGGATGCCATGGGGACCTGGCTCGGCCTATTTCGTCAAAAATGCCGATGGTGATTTTGTAAAAACCACAAATGGATGGGAAGTCTACCGCGTAAACCCCGATTTTAAGTCCACATTCGATGAAAATGACAAACGTGCCAATGAACTGATGCGAAGTACCATCTATGATGAGGAAGGAAACGTCATCGGTAGTGTCAACGATGGCAACGTTCCCGGGATATTCAGTATCAAATACCTTGACCCCGATTTTAAGGGCGACCGCACCAGTGCCAGACCATTCATGATCCGTTTTACCGATATCGCCTTAACCTATGCAGAGGCCGTCGGCCCCACTTCAGACGGCCTATTGTGGCTTAACAAGGTAAGAAACCGAGCAGGACTCGACCCCGTGTCGGGATTGGGACTGGAAGACTTCAGGGAGGCCGTCTTGCAGGAAAGGACTTGGGAACTTGCTTTTGAAGGCCATCATTTGTTCGACCTACGTAGAACGGCAAAGGTGGTTACTACCGTTCCTGCCGCACAGGCCGCCGGTTTAACCGAAGATCAGGCCGCTTTCTACGCCATTCCACTTAGAGAGGTCGATCTGAATACCAATGCAAAATAA
- a CDS encoding glycosyltransferase family protein, with protein MKKMILYNLFLLLILACSSESSTDTPPADKDLSTEKPGETLLIKNQNPLSVDFVGNGAQWGGYELIENFTGVDDFNEADWNTLKERIDFMRPSFMRIMVSSGWNYTDTDGAFQPEKGNNAFHRMMQYCTDNQITVMFGEWGHSYLNDDRNQVDETWLDNAVNYLDYLIDTKGYSCIKYYNMVNEPNGDWSSTNTDYELWQKVASGFQSRLESKGLHQSVKLAGPDIAVFGDAGAVSWITRSKSKFNEKLGLYDIHAYPTKSFVTEGGYLEMLKAYKGAIPEGEQIVLGEIGIKFYGADADLQTENLKRINADPYASDDSNMSVYDGTYAIDISDAMVQSMMAGFSGALVWDVDDAMYNKSGSGSGPDAKKLKRWGFWNILGEEAFGGASDEEIRPFFYPVSLLCRYFPKGADIYEVQLPNKKGLRAIAAKKGDTYTLAIVNSNFVAYDDLSIKAEDNFSFDGVSQYVCTSMPDGSFQAKVDANGFALPLEQDISIPLDGKHKVNIPARSVIVLTNMP; from the coding sequence ATGAAAAAGATGATTCTATATAATTTGTTCCTCCTGTTAATCTTGGCCTGCTCAAGTGAAAGTTCTACCGATACCCCCCCGGCAGACAAAGATTTATCAACCGAAAAACCGGGCGAAACCCTATTGATAAAAAACCAAAATCCACTTTCGGTCGATTTTGTGGGAAACGGGGCGCAATGGGGCGGTTATGAGCTTATTGAAAACTTTACAGGCGTAGACGATTTTAACGAGGCCGATTGGAATACCCTGAAAGAACGAATCGATTTTATGCGTCCATCCTTTATGAGGATCATGGTGAGCTCCGGGTGGAACTATACCGATACCGACGGTGCATTTCAACCGGAAAAGGGCAACAACGCCTTTCACAGGATGATGCAGTACTGTACCGACAATCAGATTACCGTAATGTTCGGGGAATGGGGCCATAGTTATTTAAATGACGACAGAAACCAGGTTGACGAAACCTGGCTCGACAATGCGGTCAACTACCTCGATTACCTGATCGACACCAAAGGGTACAGTTGTATCAAGTATTACAATATGGTCAATGAACCCAATGGCGATTGGTCTTCTACGAATACCGATTATGAGCTATGGCAAAAGGTGGCATCGGGTTTCCAATCCCGATTGGAAAGTAAAGGCCTGCATCAGTCCGTGAAACTGGCAGGCCCTGACATTGCCGTTTTCGGTGATGCCGGTGCCGTCAGCTGGATCACACGGAGCAAATCAAAATTCAACGAAAAACTTGGGCTGTACGATATTCATGCCTACCCTACCAAGAGTTTTGTTACCGAGGGCGGTTATCTTGAAATGCTCAAGGCCTACAAGGGAGCTATACCTGAGGGGGAACAAATAGTACTCGGCGAAATCGGTATTAAATTTTATGGTGCCGATGCCGACCTACAGACCGAAAACCTAAAGCGGATAAACGCCGACCCCTATGCTTCCGACGACAGCAATATGTCCGTCTACGATGGCACCTATGCCATCGACATCAGTGACGCCATGGTACAATCTATGATGGCCGGATTTTCAGGGGCCTTGGTATGGGATGTAGACGATGCCATGTACAATAAAAGCGGGTCTGGGTCTGGCCCGGATGCCAAAAAGCTGAAAAGATGGGGGTTTTGGAACATTCTTGGAGAGGAAGCCTTCGGAGGTGCCTCCGATGAGGAAATCAGACCCTTTTTCTACCCGGTTTCCTTATTGTGCCGGTACTTTCCGAAAGGGGCGGATATCTATGAAGTACAACTTCCCAACAAAAAAGGCTTACGCGCTATCGCCGCTAAAAAAGGAGATACCTACACCTTGGCAATCGTCAATTCAAACTTCGTAGCATACGATGACCTGAGCATCAAGGCGGAAGATAATTTTTCCTTTGATGGGGTTTCACAATACGTCTGCACTTCCATGCCCGACGGCAGTTTTCAAGCCAAGGTAGACGCTAACGGATTCGCCCTTCCCCTAGAACAAGATATATCTATACCACTAGACGGTAAACACAAGGTAAACATCCCTGCCCGCTCGGTCATCGTTTTGACCAACATGCCCTAG